ATCAGCGCCGCGAGCGCGAGCGCCGCGACGGGCGTGAGCCACGTCAGCACTCCAAGAGCGGCTGGGAGAATCAGCCCGAGCCCTCCGAGGACTTCGGCGGCACCGATCAGGCGGATGGCGCTCGGATCGAAGTCGGCCGTCCACGCCATCGCCGGGTTCTTAGGTTTGCTGAGTTTGGCGAGGCCGCTGGCGAGAAACGCGAGGGCGAGGAGGACTTGCAGGACCCACAAGACGATGTGCATTCGATGCTCCTAGAAGCGCCCGAGATCAGGCAGTGAGAAGGAGGGTGTGGCCCACCGGGTCACGAACGAGGAATCCGTCGGCGACGCGTTCGGCGCGAGGAAGTCGCTGCAGGGCTGCGTCAAGTCGAGCAGGGGAGTCGTAGCGGATGGTGAAGCGGCGCAGTCCAGCCGTTCCGGGCCGTGGCGGTGGTGCACCGACGCCTTGCCACGTGTTGATGGCGAGGCGGTGCGGGAAGCGTCCGTTGGCGTGCAAGTCGGCCGCGCCCATCTGTGGCATGACGAGGTTCTCCTCGAAGCCGAGGTCGTCGCGGTAAAAGCGGAGGGCCGCATCGAGGTTCGGGACGTGCAGGTGCACGTGCCCAACCTTGGTTCCTTCGGGCACGGGTCGGTTGAAGTCACGGTCGGGCAGCACGGCCAGGAGCGCTTGGACGTCCAGCGGGTCGCGCCCGCTGCGGACGCGGCCTTCGCTGTCGATGATCTCGATTCCCGCGGCGGTGACGCTCATGGAGCGTTGCCGTTCGGGCGTTTCGAGGGTCAACTCGAGGCCGATGCCGTCGGGGTCGTTGAGGTAGATCGCCTTGGACATCACGTGGTCGGTCGGGGAGATCGGTTCCCGGCGGATGATCAGTCGGGCGAGGACGCGGGCGAATTCGATCTCGTTGGGCAGGTGGATGGCGACGTGGTAGAGGCCGCTGTGGCCGCGCCTTACGGGGGAGGTGGCTCCGCCGTGTAGTACGAGGAGCGTTTCGCGCTCGGTGCCGAGTTCGAGTACGCTGCCGCTCTTGCTTCTCAGTCGCAAGCCGACGGTGTCTTGCCAGAATTTGAGGGACTTCTCGGGGTTGGTGACGTCAAGGTGGACTGGGCCGAGGGTGGCGAAGTCGCTTGGAACGGTGCTTGGGGTGGGGTTGGCTGGTTCGGTGATCATGGGGCCTCCGGTAGGATGGTGGTTCGTGGTCGTTCTCAACTTGCGGAGGCTACCCTCCGCTTATGAAATACCATAGCATACAAACGGAGGCATGCCTCCGTTTGCTAGACTACAAATGTGAACACTTCCCAGCCGACTCCGCTCCGGAAAGACGCGGAACGCAACCGCGCCCGCATCCTTGAGGCGGCACGCGCCGTGTTCGCCGCCCACGGCGTTCACGCCTCCCTCGAAGCGGTCGCAGAACGCGCCGGCGTCGGCATCGCCACCCTTTACCGCCGCTTCCCCACCCGCGCCGACCTCGTCGGCGCGCTCTACGACGAGGAGTACACCGAATACGGCACAGCCCTCGACGAAGCCCTTGCCTTCGACGACGCTTGGCGCGGCCTCGAACACTACTTCGAGCGCGTTTGCCAACACCAAGCGTCCCATGCCGGCTTGCCCGACGCTCTCACGACGACGCTACCCGGCAACCGGCACCTCGAGGCGGGCCGTGCGCGGCTACGCGAACAGATGTCACAACTTATCGCCCGGGCGCAGCAGCAAGGCACTTTGCGAGCGGACGTCACGCCGGAAGATCTCGCCTTCGTCCTGATAGGAACCGGAGCGGTCGTTGCGGCGACGTCGCCAGTCGCGCCAAACGCGTGGCGACGCCACCTCGCGCTCACGCTCGACGGCTTCCGAGCGGAGGGCGCGCGGACACTGCCGGTCCCACCCCTCTCGCAGCGGCAACTGTTCCGCGCCATGCTCAGGCGCGGACTTCCATAGCGTGCATTCATGCCCGCGGCGTTCTTGAACGAAGAACAAGCGGTGCCAGAGTGCGTATATGAACGATTGGAGTTCGTTCTACACGCACTCTTGGCCGTACCGTGAGGCATGGCGACCTGCGATCTGGGTCACGTCACCGATGGCGAATGAGTTTCACTCGGCAACTCCCAGGTTCTTTCGACACAGGACGTCCACTTGTACTGAAGTACTGAATCGCCGCGACCTCGAGGGCGCGACGCTCTACGTCGTCACGACCGCTGCGCTGGGCGCTTCCTGCCCGCTGACTTCCCCAAGTGGACGACCTTCGAGGGAGTGGAGTTCCAAACGACAAGACCTCACTGGAGAGATAGGGATCTGGCTGTTGGACTCCTTGCTTGCAAAGCGGCGAGCATGCGCTGCTCGAGGCTACGTCAACCAAGCCTGAACGGCCTGTTTATCGACGCACTTTGGCTGCGTACCGCCTATGCCCTCGGCAGTAGGTGGTGGAACACAGAAAAGAAGGGCGTCCGCGGCCTCCTTCTGAGGAAATGATAGCTGTAGAATCCAGGAAATTGCCTTTATATCAGGCAGGAGGCAGGCCAGGGCAAGTCGGTGGCCTCAACATTCACCGATTGACATAAGATGTTATAACATCTATCTTGAATTCGAGCGAGGACGAGGAGCCGAGCATCGAACCTCAGCCTCCAAAGGAGCGCCCATGAACGTCCAAGGCATCACCTGGCACGCCGTCACTCTGGAACCTGAAGCCTTCGAAGCCACCAAGCAACTCACCATCCAGGTGCTTGGCCTGCAACCCATGATGGAATTCGAAGGCGTTGCGGTGTTCAGCACGTCCAACGGGACGCTGCTGGAACTCTACACCCACCAGGCTGTGCCTCCCTTCGGATACAACGGCAATGTCGCCTTCGGGTTCCGGGTGGACGACATCGAAGTGGCCAGTCAGCAACTCGAAGCTGCCGGGTACGAGCTGCTGGGTGAGATCAACCGGGTGCCCGAAATGAACTACGCCTACCGGCACTTCCGTGGCCCTGGAGGCATCATCTACGGGCTGAACGAACAACGCTGAGCGGCAAAGCAACACGCCACTTCAAGCCCAGATCCCGGAAGTAAGTTCACTTCCGGGATCTGCCTTCCCTCAGGGTGCCCTCTGCGCCCTGAAGGAAGCGAAAAGAGCCAAGGGGAACGGAAAAGCCGTGCAACGAAAAAAAGTGGAGCTAAGACAAAGGGGCGAGAAGTCCACTGTTCGCAGACCGCCGCCTTCCACGCCTGCAAGTTCACCGCTTGACCTCGAGCAACCTACAACGTGTTTGACTCTGTCGCACTGACCTTCCAGGTCTGCCCGATACATGGGCTCATCGA
The Deinococcus yavapaiensis KR-236 DNA segment above includes these coding regions:
- a CDS encoding DoxX family protein, with protein sequence MHIVLWVLQVLLALAFLASGLAKLSKPKNPAMAWTADFDPSAIRLIGAAEVLGGLGLILPAALGVLTWLTPVAALALAALMLGAVSVHLRRRETPVPALVLALLALLVFAGRFWVTPFNS
- a CDS encoding VOC family protein; amino-acid sequence: MITEPANPTPSTVPSDFATLGPVHLDVTNPEKSLKFWQDTVGLRLRSKSGSVLELGTERETLLVLHGGATSPVRRGHSGLYHVAIHLPNEIEFARVLARLIIRREPISPTDHVMSKAIYLNDPDGIGLELTLETPERQRSMSVTAAGIEIIDSEGRVRSGRDPLDVQALLAVLPDRDFNRPVPEGTKVGHVHLHVPNLDAALRFYRDDLGFEENLVMPQMGAADLHANGRFPHRLAINTWQGVGAPPPRPGTAGLRRFTIRYDSPARLDAALQRLPRAERVADGFLVRDPVGHTLLLTA
- a CDS encoding TetR/AcrR family transcriptional regulator; translation: MNTSQPTPLRKDAERNRARILEAARAVFAAHGVHASLEAVAERAGVGIATLYRRFPTRADLVGALYDEEYTEYGTALDEALAFDDAWRGLEHYFERVCQHQASHAGLPDALTTTLPGNRHLEAGRARLREQMSQLIARAQQQGTLRADVTPEDLAFVLIGTGAVVAATSPVAPNAWRRHLALTLDGFRAEGARTLPVPPLSQRQLFRAMLRRGLP
- a CDS encoding VOC family protein; protein product: MNVQGITWHAVTLEPEAFEATKQLTIQVLGLQPMMEFEGVAVFSTSNGTLLELYTHQAVPPFGYNGNVAFGFRVDDIEVASQQLEAAGYELLGEINRVPEMNYAYRHFRGPGGIIYGLNEQR